AGGCCAGTTCGCGGCTGCGGTCGCGGGCCGCTTCCAGGGCGGCGATCAGGGCGGCCCGTACGCCGTGGTTCTCCAGCTCGCGGATGGCGCTGATCGTGGTGCCGGCCGGGGAGGTGACGGCCTCGCGGAGCTTGACCGGGTGCTCGCCGCTGTCGCGGAGCATCACGGCGGCGCCGATGGCGGCCTGGACGATGAGGTCGTGGGCCTGGGCGCGGGGCAGGCCGAGGAGGATGCCGGCGTCGGTCATGGCTTCGACGAGGAAGTAGAAGTAGGCCGGGCCCGAGCCGGAGAGGGCGGTCGCCGCGTCCTGCTGGGACTCGGGGACGCGGAGGGTCTTGCCGACGCCGCCGAAGATCTCCTCCGTGTGGGCGAGGTGCTCGGGGGTGGCGTGGCTGCCGGCCGAGATGACGGACATGCCCTCGTCGACGAGGACGGGGGTGTTCGGCATGACGCGGACGACGGGGGTGCCGGCGGTGAGGCGGTCCTCGATGAAGGACGTGGGGATGCCGGCGGCGGCGCTGATGACCAGGCGGTCGGCGGCGACGTGCGGGGTGAGCTCGTCGAGGAGGCGGCCCATGTCCTGCGGCTTGACGGCCAGGATGAGGGTGTCGGCGCGCTTGGCGGCCTCGGCGTTCGTGACGGTCTCGACGCCGTAGCGGTTGCGGAGTTCCTCGGCGCGTTCGGCGCGGCGGGCGGTGACCAGGAGGTTAGCGGGGCGCCAGCCGGCGCGGATCATGCCGCTGAGGAGCGCTTCACCGATCTTGCCGGTGCCGAGGACTGCGACGGTCTGGGTCATGGGTCTGTTCACCTCGCCGGAGGGGGCCTTTTCGACATCCTTTCACCGGTGGGGCCCGGGGTGCGTGGAGTGTCCGAGGGGCGGTCAGGGGTGGTCGGGGGCGGTCAGGCGGTGCGGCGGCGGAGGGTGGCCGCGCCGAGGCCGAGGACCAGGACGGCGCAGCCGGCGACGACGAGGGCGTCGCGGACGAAGGCGGTGGTCATGTCGGTGTGGCGCAGGACCTCGTTCATGCCGTCGACGGCGTACGACATCGGCAGGACGTTCGAGATCGCTTCGAGGGCGGGGGCCATGCGGTCGCGCGGGGTGAACAGGCCGCAGAGCAGGATCTGGGGGAAGATCACGGCCGGCATGAACTGGACGGCCTGGAACTCGGACGCGGCGAAGGCGGAGACGAAGAGGCCGAGGGCGGTGCCGAGGAGGGCGTCGAGGAGGGCCACCAGGAGCAGGAGCCAGGGGGAGCCGATGACGTCGAGGCCGAGGAACCAGAGGGCGAGGCCGGTGGCCAGGAGGGACTGGAGGACGGCGACGAGTCCGAAGGCGAGGGCGTAGCCGGCGATGAGGTCCGCTTTGCCGAGGGGCATGGCGAGGAGGCGTTCCAGGGTGCCTGAGGTGCGTTCCCTGAGGGTGGCGATGGAGGTCACCAGGAACATCGTGATGAGCGGGAAGATGCCGAGGAGCGAGGCGCCGATGCTGTCGAAGGTCTGCGGGCTTCCGTCGAAGACGTAGCGGAGCAGGACGAGCATCAGGCAGGGGACGAGGAGCATCAGGGCGATCGAGCGCGGGTCGTGGCGCAGCTGGCGCAGGACGCGGGCGGCGGTGGCGAGGGTGCGGTTCGCGTTCACGGTCGCTCCTGGTCGGCGGCTCGGGTGTTCGCCCGCTCCTGGTCGGCGGCTCGGGTGTTCGCCGCGTCTACGAGGTGCAGGAAGGCCTCTTCGACGGTGGGCGTGTCGTTGCGGCGGCGGAGGGCCTCGGGGGTGTCCTCGGCGAGGATCTCGCCCTCGCGCATGAGGAGGAGCCGGTGGCAGCGCTCGGCCTCGTCCATCACGTGGGAGGAGACGAGGAGGGTGGTGCCCCGGTCGGCGGCGATCCGGTGGAAGAGGTTCCACAGGTCGCGGCGGAGGACGGGGTCGAGGCCGACCGTGGGCTCGTCGAGGACGAGGAGTTCCGGGGTGCCCAGGAGGGCGACGGCGAGGGAGACCCGGCTGCGCTGGCCGCCGGAGAGTCGGCCGGCGAGGGAGTCGGCGTGGTCGGCGAGGTCGACGTCCTCGACGGCCCGGTCGACGGCGGTGCGGCGGTCCTGGCGGTGGGCGCGGCCGGGGAGCAGGACGGCGGCGAAGTAGTCGAGGTTCTGGCGGACGGTGAGGTCGTCGTAGACGGACGGGTCCTGGGTGACGTAGCCGATGCGGGTGCGGAGGGCGGGGTCGCCGGCGGGGCGGCCGAGGACCTGGAGGGTGCCGGCGACCTTGGCCTGGGTGCCGACGATGGCCCGCATGAGGGTGGTCTTGCCGCAGCCGGAGGGGCCGAGGAGACCGGTGACGCGGCCCGCTCGGACGGTGAAGTCGATGCCGCGGAGGACCTGGCGGTCGCCTCGGGTGGCGGTGAGGTTCTGCGCGGTGATGGCCGCGTTCTCGGGCTCGCCCGCCGGTTTATTCACCATGTGATGAATAATGGGCCTGGGGGTGCCCGTCGTCAAGGACTTGGACGGGGACGGGGTGGGCTCTTCGGGTGCGGCCCGCGGGCGGGCGCGACCCGGTTCTACTTGCGCTTCGGCTTCTTGCGGGCCGCCGGGTTGCCCGTGCGGGTGGTGCGGCGCTTCTCGTACTGCTCCACGGCCGTCTCGTACTCCGTGCGGTGCAGCTTCTCGCCGGGGGCCTCGACGAAGCAGCGGGCCGCGTAGGCGAGGAGGGCGCCGATGAAGCCGATCGCCTTCAGGCTGCGGAGGGACTCCTCGCGCGCCGGGTCGGCCGGGCGGCGGACGAAGCCCTCCCAGGTCTTGCCGAAGGCGATGGCGCTGCAGACGGCGAACATGATGACGACCAGCGTGTTGACGAGGCCGCCGACGTCGGCGATCTGCAGGCCCTCGTAGGCGAAGCGCAGCACGAAGCAGGCCGCGACGGCAGCGGCGAGCGCGCCGGCGGCCAGGCCGGCGCGGCGCAGTGCGTAGTTGCCGCTGTGGTCGACCCAGGTCGTGCCGAAGAAGCGGATCTCCTCCGGCTGCGGCCCGGTGCCGGTCTTGCTGGGGGTCTGCTCTTCGTCGCTCACAGGGTCGATTATCCCCGGGCGGCGACGGAAAGGGTCAGCCGCAGCGACGAGCGACGTAGCCGTCGCTGCCGGTGTGCACGTACGCGTCCGAGACGAACTCGTCGCTGTCGATGTTGTCCCAGAGGTTCGTGGTGCCGTACGGACCCGTGATGGTCTCGCCCTCCGTCTGGCAGTAGATCGGCACGCTCACGCCCAGCGCGAGGGTCCGCACGATCTCGTACTTGGTGCCCGGGCCGGAGCGCACGTTGACGCGGTAGCCGGGCGCGATCGGGTACCGGGCGACGCCGGTCGTGGCAGCCGGGGCCGTACGGTACGCCGCGATCTCGACTGCGGAGGAGCCGTTAGCGCTGGCGAGCACCAGGCCCAGGGCGGCGGCCGTGCCGCCGGCAGTGGTGAGCATTCTTCTGCGGAGCATTGGCTTCCTCATCCCCCGTCAGCCGCAGTGGCGGGCGACGTAGCCGTCGCTGCCGGTGTTCACGTACGCGTCCGAGACGAACTCGTCGCTCGCGATGTTGTCCCAGAGATTCGTGGTGCCGTACGGGCCGGAGATCGACTCGCCCGGGGTCTGGCAGTAGATCGGCACGCTCACGCCGGCCAACAGCGTCCGTACGATCGGGTACTTCGTGCCCGGGCCGGAGCGCACGTTGACGCGGTAGCCGGGTGCGATCGGATAGCGCGCGACGCCCATGGTGACCACCTCGTCCGGTTCCGTGGCGGCGCTCGTCTCTTCAACAGTCATGACGGCCTCCCCCGTTGACAGCGGAATCGCTCCGCTGAAATTCACTCTCTGCGACGCGCAGGCTAGCAAGCCCTTCCGACATCGCACGCACCATGGACTAGGCTCCGTGCGTCGCGCACGCGCGCGGACTCAACGGGGAATCACACGGGGGTGGGCGATGCCGCCGTTGCGCAGTACCGGTGCCGACCGGGACGCAGAAGGACCTGAATACGCGGGCGAGTACCGCCTTCAGGCCTGTCTCGGAGCGGGCGGCATGGGGGTGG
The DNA window shown above is from Streptomyces vietnamensis and carries:
- a CDS encoding SH3 domain-containing protein, whose protein sequence is MTVEETSAATEPDEVVTMGVARYPIAPGYRVNVRSGPGTKYPIVRTLLAGVSVPIYCQTPGESISGPYGTTNLWDNIASDEFVSDAYVNTGSDGYVARHCG
- a CDS encoding ABC transporter permease — translated: MNANRTLATAARVLRQLRHDPRSIALMLLVPCLMLVLLRYVFDGSPQTFDSIGASLLGIFPLITMFLVTSIATLRERTSGTLERLLAMPLGKADLIAGYALAFGLVAVLQSLLATGLALWFLGLDVIGSPWLLLLVALLDALLGTALGLFVSAFAASEFQAVQFMPAVIFPQILLCGLFTPRDRMAPALEAISNVLPMSYAVDGMNEVLRHTDMTTAFVRDALVVAGCAVLVLGLGAATLRRRTA
- a CDS encoding SH3 domain-containing protein produces the protein MLRRRMLTTAGGTAAALGLVLASANGSSAVEIAAYRTAPAATTGVARYPIAPGYRVNVRSGPGTKYEIVRTLALGVSVPIYCQTEGETITGPYGTTNLWDNIDSDEFVSDAYVHTGSDGYVARRCG
- the proC gene encoding pyrroline-5-carboxylate reductase, with translation MTQTVAVLGTGKIGEALLSGMIRAGWRPANLLVTARRAERAEELRNRYGVETVTNAEAAKRADTLILAVKPQDMGRLLDELTPHVAADRLVISAAAGIPTSFIEDRLTAGTPVVRVMPNTPVLVDEGMSVISAGSHATPEHLAHTEEIFGGVGKTLRVPESQQDAATALSGSGPAYFYFLVEAMTDAGILLGLPRAQAHDLIVQAAIGAAVMLRDSGEHPVKLREAVTSPAGTTISAIRELENHGVRAALIAALEAARDRSRELASGNS
- a CDS encoding ABC transporter ATP-binding protein, producing the protein MVNKPAGEPENAAITAQNLTATRGDRQVLRGIDFTVRAGRVTGLLGPSGCGKTTLMRAIVGTQAKVAGTLQVLGRPAGDPALRTRIGYVTQDPSVYDDLTVRQNLDYFAAVLLPGRAHRQDRRTAVDRAVEDVDLADHADSLAGRLSGGQRSRVSLAVALLGTPELLVLDEPTVGLDPVLRRDLWNLFHRIAADRGTTLLVSSHVMDEAERCHRLLLMREGEILAEDTPEALRRRNDTPTVEEAFLHLVDAANTRAADQERANTRAADQERP